From the genome of Candidatus Promineifilum breve, one region includes:
- a CDS encoding Tex-like N-terminal domain-containing protein — protein sequence MSHEERISAQLNVRPTQVAAVIALLDGGATLPFIARYRKEATGSLDEEQIRHIEAESARLRALDERRAAVIASVTEQGAMTPELAAQLAAAETLHALEDLYAPYKPKRRTRATIARERGLGPLADLILAQPATRQAAAEPARPLVSWDRDQIDRAAPLVSAYSPE from the coding sequence ATGTCCCACGAAGAACGCATTAGCGCCCAATTAAACGTCCGCCCCACCCAGGTCGCGGCCGTCATCGCCCTGCTCGACGGCGGGGCCACCCTGCCCTTCATCGCCCGCTACCGCAAGGAAGCCACCGGCTCGCTCGACGAGGAGCAGATCCGCCACATCGAGGCCGAGAGCGCCCGGCTGCGCGCCCTCGATGAGCGGCGCGCGGCGGTCATCGCCTCCGTCACCGAGCAGGGAGCCATGACCCCCGAACTGGCCGCCCAATTGGCCGCGGCCGAAACGCTCCACGCCCTGGAAGACCTCTACGCCCCCTACAAGCCCAAGCGCCGCACCCGCGCCACCATCGCCCGCGAGCGCGGCCTGGGGCCATTGGCCGACCTCATCCTGGCTCAGCCCGCCACGCGCCAAGCGGCCGCCGAACCGGCCCGGCCGCTGGTCAGTTGGGACCGCGACCAGATCGACCGCGCCGCGCCGCTGGTTAGCGCCTATTCACCCGAATGA
- a CDS encoding APC family permease produces the protein MDTTTTPPLPAAKRRVNLSNMLIGRPLETRTLAHQVVSNKVGLAVFASDALSSTAYATEEILVILALTGTAAFLGLSVPIAIAIAALLIIVTISYRQTIYAYPNGGGAYIVARDNLGEVAAQIAGAALLTDYILTVAVSISSGVAQIVSAFPDIAPWRVPLAVGIIGFITIINLRGVKESGSIFSVPTYFFLGMMFLTLGVGFYRWATGTLGVVTGVKFAAEAAAPLTMFLVLRAFSSGSAALTGIEAISNGITAFRDPRSRNAAKTLVVMSTLLVAMFLGITFLSRHIEAIPSHHETIISQLARTVYGDGSIFYLLLIAGTALILLMAANTSYADFPRLAALHAGDGFLPRQLTYRGGRLVFSWGIMTLAIAASVLVVVMRASTTALIPLYAIGVFLSFTISQAGMVVRLRKIGKLQPGEVVKGLETNLEYDPHWRLHMVVSGFGAVCTFVVMMIFAITKFTSGAWFILLLIPILVFIFFRIHHHYKDVAQALSLENAAVKEIVTDKVITMLLVDGVHKGTLQMVKFAKSLGAPWHAVHVGVNQEKAATTQAKWDRYVGEGNLVIIDSPYRHLLAPIREYVIDLLEENPGAIVHIVMGHLSMDSLFTQALHQNSSLILNLGLTGLERVVVTIVPLQVKQNGGEVNRNMMTGEMLKKAREERTGK, from the coding sequence ATGGACACAACAACCACCCCACCCCTGCCGGCCGCCAAGCGCCGGGTTAACCTATCCAACATGCTCATCGGCCGGCCGCTGGAGACGCGCACGCTGGCTCATCAGGTCGTCAGCAACAAGGTCGGCCTGGCCGTCTTCGCCTCCGATGCCCTGTCCTCCACGGCCTATGCCACCGAGGAAATTTTGGTCATCCTGGCCCTGACCGGCACGGCCGCCTTCCTGGGCCTCTCCGTGCCCATCGCCATCGCCATCGCCGCGCTGCTGATCATCGTCACCATCTCCTACCGCCAGACCATCTACGCCTACCCTAACGGCGGTGGGGCCTACATCGTCGCCCGCGACAACCTGGGCGAGGTGGCGGCCCAGATCGCCGGCGCGGCCCTGCTGACCGACTACATCCTGACCGTGGCCGTGTCCATCTCCTCCGGCGTGGCCCAGATCGTCTCGGCCTTCCCCGACATCGCCCCCTGGCGCGTGCCGCTGGCCGTGGGCATCATCGGCTTCATCACCATCATCAACCTGCGCGGCGTCAAGGAAAGCGGCTCCATCTTCTCCGTGCCCACCTACTTCTTCCTGGGCATGATGTTCCTGACCCTGGGCGTGGGCTTCTACCGCTGGGCCACGGGCACGCTGGGCGTCGTCACCGGCGTCAAATTCGCCGCCGAGGCCGCCGCGCCGCTGACCATGTTCCTCGTCCTGCGCGCCTTCAGCAGCGGTTCGGCCGCCCTGACCGGCATCGAGGCCATCTCCAACGGCATCACCGCCTTCCGCGACCCGCGCAGCCGCAACGCCGCCAAAACGCTGGTCGTCATGAGCACGCTACTGGTGGCGATGTTCCTGGGCATCACCTTCCTGTCGCGCCACATCGAGGCCATCCCGTCCCACCACGAGACGATCATCTCCCAACTGGCCCGCACTGTCTATGGCGACGGCAGCATCTTCTACCTGCTGCTCATCGCCGGCACGGCGCTCATCCTGCTCATGGCCGCCAACACCAGCTACGCCGACTTCCCCCGGCTGGCCGCGCTCCATGCCGGCGACGGCTTCCTGCCCCGCCAGCTCACCTATCGCGGCGGCCGTCTGGTCTTCTCCTGGGGCATTATGACCCTGGCCATCGCCGCCTCGGTGCTGGTCGTGGTCATGCGCGCCAGCACCACGGCCCTCATCCCGCTCTATGCCATCGGCGTCTTCCTCAGCTTCACCATCTCGCAGGCGGGCATGGTCGTACGCCTGCGCAAGATCGGCAAGCTCCAGCCGGGCGAGGTGGTCAAGGGGCTGGAGACCAATCTGGAGTACGACCCCCATTGGCGGCTGCACATGGTCGTCAGCGGCTTCGGCGCGGTCTGCACCTTCGTGGTGATGATGATCTTCGCCATCACCAAATTCACCTCCGGCGCGTGGTTCATCCTGCTGCTCATCCCCATCCTGGTGTTCATCTTCTTCCGCATCCACCACCACTATAAGGACGTGGCCCAGGCCCTCAGTCTGGAGAACGCGGCGGTCAAGGAGATCGTCACCGACAAAGTGATCACCATGCTGCTGGTCGATGGCGTCCACAAGGGCACGTTGCAGATGGTCAAGTTCGCCAAGTCGTTGGGCGCGCCGTGGCACGCCGTCCATGTCGGGGTCAATCAGGAAAAGGCGGCCACCACCCAGGCCAAATGGGATCGCTACGTGGGCGAAGGGAACCTGGTCATCATCGATTCGCCCTATCGCCACCTGCTCGCCCCCATCCGCGAATACGTCATCGACTTGCTGGAAGAAAACCCGGGGGCCATCGTCCACATCGTCATGGGCCACCTGTCGATGGATTCGCTCTTCACCCAGGCACTGCACCAGAACAGTTCGCTCATCCTCAATCTGGGGCTGACCGGGCTGGAGCGGGTGGTCGTCACCATCGTGCCGCTGCAAGTGAAACAAAACGGCGGCGAGGTGAACCGCAATATGATGACCGGCGAGATGCTGAAGAAGGCGCGGGAGGAAAGGACGGGGAAGTAA
- a CDS encoding SH3 domain-containing protein, giving the protein MKLDEAIVVHFDETARVALAAGLGLDWPDAATLPGVPPVADAPVADAPVADAPAARAAALITAAARAGRAADLLAALAAARPAVPWAELPYPAATLARLHTALCRRHSLDSLRTLCFRLGLDYDDLPGESKAGRARELILALEREGRVGELFLERGGWGRRGAGGRGSRGAGGQGSRGARWLPATVATAYSYLVARIANLKTWFAASAPFILRLSYGGFVLAVAGLWLLTTFGNYELGIMNYEWGKAVGERRATPPAFQLTDERSPSLVDAIETPTVLQSAAELPPSPRATTQTTAALPSTAETSPSPLPCTPAPLHPCASSPPCTPAPLLPCAPATPSPAIVLIGDRGANVRRGPGAGYPVVVTLRAGARLELRAISPTGEWYQVRLPGQGSPWIDAGYATVIGGTGGVPVAMGVMGDEVRGTSEAGSPMAWAGASPTPPATATRAAVSTPAASPGSSLPTPPTPRPTTPPTQTPPRPTAAPTMPPP; this is encoded by the coding sequence ATGAAACTGGACGAAGCAATTGTTGTACATTTCGATGAGACCGCCCGCGTGGCCCTGGCCGCCGGGCTGGGGCTGGATTGGCCCGACGCGGCCACGTTGCCCGGCGTCCCCCCGGTCGCCGACGCCCCGGTCGCCGACGCCCCGGTCGCCGACGCCCCGGCTGCCCGCGCCGCCGCGCTGATCACGGCCGCCGCCCGCGCCGGCCGCGCCGCCGACCTGTTGGCCGCGCTGGCCGCCGCCCGCCCGGCCGTGCCCTGGGCCGAGTTGCCCTACCCTGCGGCCACGCTGGCCCGCCTCCACACCGCCCTCTGCCGCCGCCATTCGCTCGATAGCCTGCGTACCCTCTGCTTCCGCCTGGGTCTCGATTACGACGACCTGCCCGGCGAGAGCAAGGCCGGCCGCGCCCGCGAATTGATCCTGGCTCTGGAGCGGGAGGGGCGGGTGGGGGAGTTGTTTTTGGAGCGCGGGGGGTGGGGGCGCAGGGGAGCAGGGGGGCGGGGGAGCAGGGGAGCAGGGGGGCAGGGGAGCAGGGGCGCACGGTGGCTGCCAGCGACCGTGGCAACAGCTTATTCGTATCTTGTAGCCCGCATCGCGAATCTCAAGACGTGGTTCGCCGCGTCCGCGCCGTTCATCCTGCGCCTGTCGTATGGCGGCTTCGTATTGGCGGTGGCCGGGCTGTGGCTGCTGACAACATTCGGAAATTATGAATTAGGAATTATGAATTATGAATGGGGGAAGGCGGTCGGCGAACGGCGAGCGACACCCCCCGCGTTCCAATTGACGGATGAAAGATCGCCGTCGCTGGTTGATGCGATCGAGACGCCCACCGTGCTCCAATCGGCGGCCGAATTGCCTCCATCGCCCCGCGCTACGACTCAAACAACCGCCGCCCTCCCATCGACGGCCGAAACGTCGCCATCCCCGCTCCCCTGCACCCCCGCTCCCCTGCACCCCTGCGCCTCTTCGCCCCCCTGCACCCCTGCTCCCCTGCTCCCCTGCGCCCCCGCCACTCCCTCCCCGGCCATCGTCCTCATCGGCGACCGCGGGGCCAACGTGCGGCGCGGGCCGGGGGCGGGCTATCCCGTGGTGGTCACGCTGCGGGCCGGGGCGCGGTTGGAACTGCGGGCCATCAGCCCCACCGGCGAGTGGTATCAGGTGCGGCTGCCGGGCCAAGGCTCGCCGTGGATCGATGCCGGCTATGCCACGGTCATCGGCGGCACGGGCGGCGTGCCGGTGGCGATGGGCGTGATGGGCGACGAGGTGCGGGGCACCAGCGAAGCGGGTTCGCCAATGGCCTGGGCCGGGGCCTCGCCCACGCCGCCGGCCACAGCCACGCGGGCGGCCGTGTCCACGCCCGCTGCTAGCCCCGGATCGTCCCTGCCGACGCCCCCCACCCCCCGCCCCACAACCCCGCCCACCCAAACGCCGCCCCGCCCGACGGCCGCGCCCACTATGCCGCCGCCGTAG
- a CDS encoding sensor histidine kinase, producing MTTTARPTRTQTISRALPPYLLAAALVLATSLALWALRDRLTTANASLLYLLVTLIIAVRLGTGPSVLAAVLSFFSFNFFLVAPYYTLAVNDPRELLDLIIYLAAALMAGRLAAYARDQAAAAGLNAEQQEILYGLTSALNPLTEPEAIRAELRRVVIERLGADWVDFLPGERPTHTRRPAAARHEEGGSAVFVLLEAGDTVYGTLRAAFPAPLGPGRRRLLAACAGQAALALQRVDLTNQAARGRTLAEADRLKTAILHAVSHDLRTPITIIKTSAANLDELGDRLPPDEQRELARAIEAQADELDRLVGNLLDLSRLQAGAVVLHEELNSLEEIAGEVAARAYAAHRAERIALEFPDDLPLVRCDYGLLLQALGNVVENSLRHEPAERRVIIRGRALADAARLEVVNHGPSVAPEERDRLMEPFYQSRDGRSQKGGVGLGLAIARGILEAHHGDIRIEDTPGGGATFVLTLPLDKQYGPRDTSAARPELVSRIAPTG from the coding sequence ATGACCACCACCGCCCGCCCCACCCGCACCCAGACCATCAGCCGCGCCCTGCCCCCCTACCTCCTGGCCGCGGCCCTCGTCCTGGCCACCAGTCTGGCTCTGTGGGCCTTGCGCGACCGGCTGACCACGGCCAATGCCTCGCTGCTCTACCTGCTGGTGACGCTGATCATCGCCGTGCGGCTGGGCACGGGGCCATCGGTGCTGGCCGCCGTGCTCAGCTTCTTCAGCTTCAATTTCTTCCTCGTCGCCCCCTATTACACCCTGGCCGTCAACGACCCGCGCGAACTGCTGGACCTGATCATCTATCTGGCCGCGGCGCTCATGGCCGGGCGACTGGCGGCCTATGCCCGCGACCAGGCCGCCGCCGCCGGGCTGAACGCCGAGCAGCAGGAGATTCTCTACGGCCTGACCAGCGCCCTGAACCCGCTGACCGAGCCGGAGGCCATCCGCGCCGAACTGCGCCGGGTGGTCATCGAACGGCTGGGGGCCGATTGGGTCGATTTTCTGCCCGGCGAGCGACCGACCCACACCCGCCGTCCGGCCGCCGCCCGCCACGAGGAGGGCGGCAGCGCCGTCTTCGTGTTGCTGGAGGCGGGCGATACGGTCTACGGCACGTTGCGCGCCGCTTTCCCCGCGCCGCTCGGCCCCGGCCGCCGCCGCCTGCTGGCGGCCTGCGCCGGGCAGGCCGCCCTGGCCCTGCAGCGCGTCGATCTGACCAACCAGGCCGCCCGCGGCCGCACCCTGGCCGAGGCCGACCGCCTGAAGACGGCCATCCTCCACGCCGTTTCCCACGACCTGCGCACGCCGATCACCATCATCAAGACCTCGGCCGCCAATCTGGACGAGCTGGGCGACCGCCTGCCGCCGGACGAGCAGCGCGAACTGGCCCGCGCCATCGAGGCCCAGGCCGACGAACTTGACCGGCTGGTGGGCAATCTGCTCGACCTGTCGCGCCTTCAGGCCGGGGCGGTGGTGCTGCATGAGGAGTTGAATTCGCTGGAGGAGATCGCCGGCGAAGTGGCCGCCCGCGCCTATGCCGCCCATCGCGCCGAGCGCATCGCCCTGGAGTTCCCCGACGACCTGCCGCTGGTGCGCTGCGACTACGGCCTGCTGCTCCAGGCGTTGGGCAACGTGGTCGAAAATTCGCTGCGCCACGAGCCGGCCGAGCGGCGGGTGATCATCCGCGGCCGGGCGCTGGCCGACGCGGCGCGGCTGGAGGTGGTCAACCACGGCCCCAGCGTGGCCCCCGAGGAGCGCGACCGGCTGATGGAGCCGTTCTACCAATCGCGCGACGGCCGCTCGCAGAAGGGGGGCGTGGGGCTGGGGCTGGCTATTGCCCGCGGCATCCTGGAGGCCCACCACGGCGACATCCGCATCGAGGACACCCCCGGCGGTGGGGCCACGTTTGTGCTGACCCTTCCTTTAGATAAGCAGTACGGGCCACGCGATACGAGCGCGGCGCGTCCTGAACTCGTCTCGCGCATCGCCCCCACCGGATGA
- a CDS encoding aldo/keto reductase, translating to MRYTTLGRSGLRVSELSLGTMTFGEDWGWGASRDDSRAMFDAYAAAGGNFIDTSSNYTNGTAERFVGEFVAAERDYWVIATKYTLRRPGSRPDDLNAGGNGRKNMLRTVEDSLRRLNTDHIDLLYLHMWDYSTPVEEVMRGFDDLVRAGKVLHVGFSGTPAWVVAQAHTLAAWRGYPAPVAYQGAWNVLERGIENDVLPMSRALGLSVAAFNLLGGGRLTGKFNQPVGPSEPTRASGADAAELAAADVLLRLAGELDRSPSQIAVQWVRRRAPHVIPILGARRPAQLADTLAALDFTLSDEHLAELNAIHPPAREYPHSFWNDTIPRDLIYGRRMAEIDLDPLPILSGRLADSVTTGEESLRRIRPALTDPVTGPARRRLFGAAVALFSIIAIPLLWSARGAPATGWMNIYHMADFATWDQVVNFVTTLRAPIPILISLAEILEYGLAGQLFVTTRVAYAGAIFFAFVPALWLASRVRWRLAAALILSIIFVWGLLLVHAGNPVTYDVIFACLVMVYIVALEQAMATAKPVGTAKPVGTATPVGTASPVDTASPVDTTSPVDTATPVGTATPVGTATPVGTAAPGGEPADWRVGAWAFAAGLALTSAELTRPYFIYLLPVLLILACLALRPSGRRSVALFLLPVILLSGSWHFHIARTQGQLAWTNHSGFNLQRGWSMVTPPPLVEEVGNTPLAPGRWINLNTAEHSENSRRLTAAVVDYIRANPVPAMRHVIYRLREFMSMKTATYEFQPTQPGLIIYRIAGWLGFLWLAAQSVRAVVALFRRQWAAFLTPESQLIAIAAASILVLSLGEAYEEARLVVTVLPLLAALPIFGQDPHRA from the coding sequence ATGCGCTACACCACCCTCGGCCGCTCCGGCTTGCGCGTGTCCGAACTGAGCCTGGGTACGATGACCTTCGGCGAAGATTGGGGCTGGGGCGCGTCGCGAGACGACAGCCGGGCCATGTTCGACGCCTACGCCGCCGCCGGCGGCAACTTCATCGACACCAGCAGCAACTACACCAACGGCACGGCCGAACGCTTCGTGGGCGAATTCGTGGCCGCCGAGCGCGACTACTGGGTCATCGCCACCAAGTACACCCTGCGTCGCCCCGGCAGCCGCCCCGACGACCTGAACGCCGGCGGCAACGGCCGCAAGAACATGCTGCGCACTGTCGAGGACTCGCTGCGCCGCCTGAACACCGACCACATCGACCTGCTCTACCTGCACATGTGGGACTACAGCACGCCGGTCGAGGAAGTCATGCGCGGCTTCGACGACCTGGTGCGCGCCGGCAAGGTGCTCCACGTCGGCTTCAGTGGCACCCCCGCCTGGGTCGTGGCCCAGGCCCACACGCTGGCCGCCTGGCGCGGCTACCCGGCCCCGGTCGCCTATCAGGGGGCGTGGAACGTGCTGGAACGGGGCATCGAGAACGACGTACTGCCCATGAGCCGGGCGCTGGGTCTCAGTGTGGCCGCCTTCAATCTGCTGGGCGGCGGCCGTCTCACCGGCAAGTTCAACCAGCCCGTCGGCCCCAGCGAACCGACCCGCGCCTCCGGGGCCGACGCCGCCGAACTGGCCGCCGCCGACGTGCTCCTCCGCCTGGCCGGCGAACTCGATCGCTCCCCGTCGCAGATCGCCGTCCAGTGGGTGCGCCGCCGCGCGCCCCACGTCATCCCCATCCTCGGCGCGCGCCGCCCGGCCCAACTGGCCGACACGCTGGCCGCCCTCGACTTCACTCTCAGCGACGAGCATCTGGCCGAACTGAACGCCATCCACCCGCCCGCCCGCGAATATCCTCATAGCTTCTGGAACGACACCATCCCCCGCGATCTGATCTACGGCCGGCGGATGGCTGAGATCGATCTGGATCCCTTGCCCATTCTGTCTGGACGGCTGGCTGATTCAGTGACGACGGGCGAGGAAAGCCTGCGCCGCATCCGTCCCGCCCTGACAGATCCCGTCACCGGCCCGGCCCGCCGCCGTCTCTTTGGGGCGGCCGTCGCCCTGTTTTCGATCATCGCCATCCCCCTGCTATGGTCAGCGCGTGGCGCGCCGGCCACGGGCTGGATGAATATCTACCACATGGCCGACTTCGCGACCTGGGACCAAGTGGTCAATTTCGTCACCACCCTGCGCGCGCCCATTCCCATCCTCATCTCCCTGGCCGAAATCCTCGAATATGGGTTGGCCGGGCAGTTGTTTGTGACCACGCGCGTGGCCTATGCCGGCGCCATCTTCTTCGCCTTTGTGCCGGCTCTCTGGTTGGCGTCGCGGGTCCGGTGGCGGCTGGCGGCGGCGCTCATTCTATCCATCATCTTCGTCTGGGGACTACTCCTTGTCCACGCCGGCAATCCCGTAACCTATGACGTGATCTTTGCCTGCCTGGTGATGGTCTACATCGTGGCCCTGGAGCAAGCTATGGCCACGGCCAAGCCCGTGGGCACGGCCAAGCCCGTGGGCACGGCCACCCCCGTGGGCACGGCCAGCCCGGTGGACACGGCCAGCCCGGTGGACACGACCAGCCCGGTGGACACGGCCACCCCCGTGGGCACGGCCACCCCCGTGGGCACGGCCACCCCCGTGGGCACGGCCGCGCCGGGCGGCGAACCGGCCGATTGGCGGGTGGGCGCGTGGGCCTTCGCGGCCGGCCTGGCCCTGACGTCGGCCGAATTGACGCGGCCCTATTTCATCTATCTGCTGCCGGTGTTGCTCATACTCGCCTGTCTGGCCCTGCGACCGAGCGGGCGGCGCAGCGTGGCGTTGTTCCTGCTGCCGGTCATTCTGCTGTCCGGCAGCTGGCATTTCCACATCGCCCGCACCCAGGGGCAACTGGCCTGGACCAACCACAGCGGCTTCAATCTGCAACGGGGCTGGTCGATGGTCACGCCGCCGCCGCTGGTGGAGGAGGTCGGCAACACGCCGCTGGCCCCCGGCCGCTGGATCAATCTGAACACAGCCGAGCACAGCGAAAACAGCCGCCGCCTCACGGCGGCCGTGGTGGACTACATTCGCGCCAACCCCGTGCCGGCCATGCGCCACGTGATCTATCGGCTGCGGGAGTTCATGTCCATGAAAACCGCCACCTACGAGTTTCAGCCCACTCAGCCGGGGCTGATCATCTACCGCATCGCCGGTTGGCTCGGCTTTCTCTGGCTGGCGGCGCAGTCCGTGCGGGCCGTCGTCGCCCTTTTCCGGCGACAATGGGCGGCATTCCTGACGCCGGAGAGCCAGCTCATCGCCATCGCCGCCGCCTCTATCCTGGTGTTGTCCCTGGGCGAAGCCTATGAAGAAGCGCGGTTGGTGGTGACGGTGTTGCCGTTACTGGCCGCCCTGCCCATCTTCGGCCAGGACCCCCACCGCGCTTAA
- a CDS encoding PA14 domain-containing protein: protein MNRKFFIPLVALIGLLALWLLPVATPHARAADAQWRARYWNNRNLSGNAVWERNEDAIDHDWGGGSPNSPLIADDNFSARWNRVVNFNAGTYRFSATMDDGMRVWIDDQLLIDAWNDSQVRTITADRALSAGDHNIRVEYYEAGGMAVARFNWIQVSGGGAPVIGNWRGEYFNNMNLSGGPTVVRDDAAVDFNWGAGSPAPGIAADRFSVRWTRSLNFPAGTYRFDVFSDDGVRLWINNALVIDEWRNQTDGRFNVSVALNGATSLRLEYFENDGRAAVALGWNPPGGSSIPGGGGGGTGGITGPSVTGAWFGEYYNNMTLSGPATATRIDNAVDFNWGLGAPIAGVGADRFSVRWTRTVDFPSGTYRFEVFSDDGVRLWANNAILVDQWRDQTDGRFFATVALAGPVAIEMEYYDNTGRAAVALAWTAVSGGAVTPPSGSPTATVTGTRGSRLNIRSAPGGPLVGQLAPNQTVALTGFQSADRAWLEIFRPTGGTGWVSARYVTTSVATTNFPTR from the coding sequence ATGAACCGTAAATTTTTCATTCCTTTGGTAGCCCTGATAGGGCTGCTGGCGCTGTGGCTGCTGCCGGTGGCCACGCCCCACGCGCGAGCCGCCGATGCCCAATGGCGCGCCCGCTACTGGAACAACCGCAATTTGTCCGGCAATGCTGTCTGGGAGCGCAATGAGGACGCCATCGACCACGATTGGGGCGGCGGCAGCCCCAACTCGCCGCTCATCGCCGACGACAACTTCTCGGCCCGCTGGAACCGCGTCGTCAATTTCAACGCCGGCACCTACCGTTTCTCGGCCACGATGGACGATGGGATGCGGGTGTGGATCGATGACCAACTGCTCATCGACGCCTGGAACGATAGCCAGGTGCGCACCATCACCGCCGACCGCGCCCTGTCGGCCGGCGACCACAACATCCGCGTGGAGTATTACGAGGCGGGCGGCATGGCCGTCGCCAGGTTCAACTGGATTCAGGTGTCGGGCGGCGGCGCGCCGGTCATCGGCAACTGGCGCGGCGAATATTTCAACAATATGAACCTGAGCGGCGGCCCGACCGTGGTGCGCGACGACGCGGCCGTCGATTTCAACTGGGGCGCCGGCTCGCCCGCGCCGGGCATCGCCGCCGACCGCTTCTCGGTGCGCTGGACGCGGTCGCTCAACTTCCCGGCCGGCACCTATCGCTTTGACGTATTCAGCGATGACGGCGTGCGGCTGTGGATCAACAACGCGCTGGTCATTGACGAATGGCGCAACCAGACCGACGGGCGCTTCAATGTTAGCGTGGCTCTCAATGGGGCCACGTCGCTGCGCCTGGAGTACTTCGAGAACGACGGCCGGGCGGCGGTGGCCCTGGGCTGGAACCCGCCGGGCGGCAGTTCCATCCCCGGCGGCGGCGGCGGCGGCACGGGGGGCATCACCGGCCCATCGGTCACCGGCGCCTGGTTCGGCGAATATTACAACAACATGACCCTCAGCGGCCCGGCGACGGCCACGCGCATCGATAACGCGGTCGACTTCAACTGGGGCCTGGGCGCGCCCATCGCCGGCGTCGGCGCTGACCGCTTCTCGGTGCGCTGGACGCGGACGGTCGATTTCCCCAGCGGCACGTACCGCTTCGAGGTCTTCAGCGATGACGGCGTGCGGCTGTGGGCCAACAACGCCATTCTGGTCGACCAATGGCGCGACCAGACCGACGGCCGCTTCTTCGCCACCGTGGCCCTGGCCGGGCCGGTGGCAATCGAGATGGAGTATTACGACAACACCGGCCGGGCGGCGGTGGCCCTGGCCTGGACGGCCGTCTCCGGCGGCGCGGTGACCCCGCCCAGCGGCTCGCCCACGGCCACGGTGACCGGCACGCGCGGCTCGCGGCTGAACATCCGCAGCGCGCCGGGCGGGCCGCTCGTGGGCCAACTGGCCCCCAACCAGACGGTGGCGCTGACCGGCTTCCAGTCGGCCGACCGGGCCTGGCTGGAGATCTTCCGCCCCACCGGCGGCACGGGCTGGGTCAGCGCCCGCTACGTGACCACCTCGGTGGCAACGACCAACTTCCCCACGCGGTAA
- a CDS encoding response regulator transcription factor: MLILVVDDEPQIRKLLATGLGGYGHEVITAADGEAAITLVAQRRPDLVVLDVNLGREPDGLEVCRRLREWSRVPIIILSVKDDESTKVRALDAGADDYLTKPFGMEELRARIGAVMRRAVVAPDGAAESVIHAGALELDLVNRRVLVAGHEVHFTPQEYDILRLLATHPGKIMTHRAILSAVWGPEYADMTHYVRIYVNQIRKKLGENPAAGVRYILNEPGVGYRFVDVG, encoded by the coding sequence ATGTTGATCCTTGTCGTTGACGACGAGCCGCAGATTCGCAAACTGCTGGCGACCGGACTGGGCGGCTACGGCCACGAGGTCATCACCGCCGCCGATGGCGAAGCGGCCATCACCCTGGTGGCCCAGCGCCGGCCCGACCTGGTGGTGCTCGACGTGAATCTGGGGCGCGAGCCGGACGGGCTGGAGGTCTGCCGGCGGCTGCGCGAATGGAGCCGCGTGCCGATCATCATCCTGTCGGTGAAGGACGACGAGTCCACCAAGGTGCGCGCCCTCGATGCCGGGGCCGACGATTATCTGACCAAGCCGTTCGGCATGGAGGAGTTGCGGGCGCGCATCGGGGCGGTGATGCGCCGGGCGGTGGTGGCTCCCGACGGCGCGGCCGAGAGCGTCATCCACGCCGGAGCGCTGGAACTCGATCTGGTGAACCGGCGGGTGCTGGTGGCCGGCCATGAGGTGCACTTCACGCCGCAGGAGTACGACATCCTGCGCCTGCTGGCGACGCATCCGGGCAAGATCATGACCCATCGGGCCATCCTCAGCGCCGTCTGGGGGCCGGAATACGCCGACATGACCCACTACGTGCGGATTTATGTCAACCAGATTCGCAAGAAATTGGGCGAGAACCCGGCGGCGGGGGTGCGGTATATTCTGAATGAGCCGGGGGTTGGGTATCGGTTTGTAGACGTAGGTTGA